One window of the Hemitrygon akajei chromosome 5, sHemAka1.3, whole genome shotgun sequence genome contains the following:
- the LOC140727642 gene encoding NXPE family member 3-like — protein sequence MEDQHSKKSTPFCSPFRWGFVLLLLIGLMAMVLNFQWMKFGDETNGIWKKYPDPKFNHTAEQRKEETPSSWTDRLLKCGYQNHSFTPEERSEGVVLIKMIEWPKPPRPNVPFQKSSDPSRAYFVILNSGKTFYVGDQLQVMVRMYDFEGNPKQYGGDYLQARIHTPELKAGSAGTVIDLQNGTYHINFTLFWPGEVHVSVSLVHPSEGVQALKRIRKENPDRVYFKSTFKSGNTSQITVCNFCLSQTKPLCNFTDLRTGEPWFCYRPEKLPCSSRVNHAMGGYKKNLLIGEELHYFQSQKNIKRPILPKDQGYVIVKPSPHSGKNLSECLPGKPFLSPAGFYYQDKWISKTCRLQNFDTPANVISCLRGKVVYIFGDSTIRQWFEYLIHFVPGLRKFDLGHSLKTGPHLALDVDNKIKIDYFAHGKPIRIQPISSQDLQFIANKLDDIQGGKNTVIAFTIWCHFNTFPVEHYIRRLQNIRRSILRLLGRSPDTVIVIKTANVQALSQGISLYNSDWFSYQLDLVMRRMFEGINVAFVDAWEMTIAHYLPHELHPKGIIIKNEVSVFLSYVCLLKKG from the exons TTTGGAGATGAAACAAATGGAATATGGAAGAAATATCCAGATCCAAAGTTTAATCACACAGCAGAGCAGCGAAAGGAAGAAACTCCGTCATCTTGGACTGACAGACTTTTAAAATGTGGCTATCAGAATCACAGCTTCACCCCTGAAGAAAGATCAGAGGGTGTGGTTCTGATCAAAATGATTGAATGGCCAAAGCCTCCCAGACCTAATGTGCCTTTTCAGAAAAGCAGTGACCCATCACGTGCATATTTTGTTattttaaattctggaaagacttTCTATGTTGGAGATCAGTTACAGGTGATGGTGCGTATGTACGATTTTGAAGGAAATCCGAAGCAATACGGGGGTGACTATCTCCAAGCCCGGATCCACACTCCAGAGTTGAAAGCCGGTTCAGCAGGAACGGTTATAGATCTCCAAAATGGAACTTATCACATCAATTTTACCTTATTCTGGCCAGGAGAAGTTCACGTGTCTGTTTCTTTGGTTCATCCCAGTGAAGGGGTTCAAGCCCTTAAAAGAATACGGAAGGAAAACCCAGACAGAGTGTATTTTAAAAGCACTTTCAAATCGGGGAATACCTCGCAGATCACTGTGTGTAATTTCTGTTTGTCTCAAACTAAACCGCTCTGTAACTTTACTGATCTCAGGACTGGGGAGCCCTGGTTCTGTTACAGACCAGAGAAGCTTCCCTGCTCATCTCGTGTCAACCATGCGATGGGAGGTTATAAGAAGAACCTCTTAATTGGAGAAGAATTGCATTATTTTCAAAG TCAGAAAAATATCAAGAGGCCAATATTACCCAAAGATCAAGGTTATGTAATTGTAAAGCCTTCACCTCATTCAG GCAAAAATCTCAGTGAATGTCTCCCTGGCAAGCCATTCCTTTCACCAGCTGGATTTTATTATCAGGATAAATGGATATCAAAGACCTGTAGACTTCAAAACTTTGACACGCCAGCAAATGTTATCAGCTGTCTTCGTGGGAAAGTTGTTTATATTTTTGGAGATTCCACTATACGCCAGTGGTTTGAGTATTTGATACATTTTGTACCAG GCCTCAGAAAGTTCGATCTGGGCCACTCATTGAAAACTGGACCCCATCTTGCTCTGGATGTGGACAACAAGATCAAGATAGATTATTTTGCGCATGGGAAACCAATACGCATCCAGCCCATATCGAGTCAGGACCTGCAATTCATTGCAAATAAATTGGATGACATTCAAGGAGGAAAGAACACAGTTATAGCCTTCACTATCTGGTGCCATTTCAATACTTTTCCGGTGGAGCATTACATCCGACGACTACAGAACATTCGGAGGTCAATTCTACGCTTGCTGGGTAGAAGTCCTGATACAGTAATTGTAATAAAGACAGCCAATGTCCAGGCCCTTTCACAAGGGATTAGTCTCTATAATAGTGACTGGTTCTCCTACCAGCTTGATTTAGTGATGAGAAGGATGTTTGAGGGCATCAATGTGGCATTTGTGGATGCATGGGAGATGACTATAGCCCACTATCTGCCACATGAACTACACCCCAAGGGAATCATCATCAAGAATGAAGTATCTGTGTTCCTTTCATATGTGTGTCTTTTGAAAAAGGGTTAA